The following are encoded together in the Oryzias melastigma strain HK-1 linkage group LG17, ASM292280v2, whole genome shotgun sequence genome:
- the slc39a6 gene encoding zinc transporter ZIP6 isoform X1 yields MNVLSGLRRVIQWFGGYTSCRSGPRPPGGCWLSSASAVKSTDASWKLMRFYLINAETTKKMRAAVTAAVLLFTVGNISASSECGHHFLSSVIDPQKAEQSQRHHLEALFQRYGENGTISLAGLHRLLKSVGLDRIRSVMVQHREVPGHHDHEKHHHHHHDNEKHHHHHHDNDSHEKHNHEGHQQSSKSSEISDIKPTEAGARTLQGHSAREKRHEPQLPAAEQTVAVTTVSLVTEGGASTVTGTRSDVHTHERVHTHKHENDHDNHHDHHDHGNHHDHDHDHNHDQDHNHDHRHRSQEHLHNGSTDSTECLNASSILSYHGMSLEVGVTLGDFSYLCPALLNQMDSGACIWHKDDPRHENQDHQHHKHAHGHHGNHNQSDQSHERTGGDNVKNITIAWTGGFISITIISLLSLLGVVLIPLMNRVFFKFLLSFLVALAVGTLSGDAFLHLIPHSQAGHSHHHQEVGLNTEHPHHLHEEEEEENLDGVWKGLTALGGVYVMFLIEHFLTLGKMYKEKKQKVQKKWDQSDKSDPEKQPALETDLKPSEDVESNGAGTFGEHSSGLHSVSGVSEEEQVMLAPQVSVVSPQSYTRSGGAAAAYTAEDCENKCHSHFHDTVGQADSMHHHHHDYHHILHHHHSQNHHPHSHSHSYSEQHFQKAGVATLAWMVIMGDGLHNFSDGLAIGAAFTEGLSSGLSTSVAVFCHELPHELGDFAVLLKAGMTVRQAILYNMLSAMMAYLGMVTGIVIGHYAENICMWIFALTAGLFMYVALVDMVPEMLHNDASDHGFSHWGFFLLQNAGILLGFCIMLLIAVFEHRIQLDLGD; encoded by the exons ATGAATGTTTTGTCTGGACTACGAAGAGTGATTCAGTGGTTCGGCGGATATACATCGTGCCGATCCGGGCCGCGTCCACCTGGTGGATGTTGGTTGTCGTCAGCATCCGCCGTGAAAAGCACCGATGCTAGCTGGAAGCTAATGCGTTTCTACCTGATAAA tgcagaaacaacaaagaaaatgagagCAGCTGTCACTGCCGCAGTGCTACTCTTCACCGTTGGCAACATTTCCGCCTCTTCAGAGTGCGGccatcacttcctgtcatcGGTGATTGACCCGCAGAAAGCTGAGCAGAGCCAAAGACATCACCTGGAGGCGCTGTTCCAGAG GTATGGGGAAAACGGCACCATCTCTCTGGCCGGGTTGCACCGCCTCCTGAAAAGCGTCGGGCTCGATCGCATCCGGAGCGTCATGGTCCAACACCGTGAGGTCCCGGGCCACCACGACCATGAAAAGCACCACCATCATCACCATGACAACGAAAAacatcaccatcatcaccatGACAACGATTCTCATGAGAAGCACAATCACGAGGGTCATCAGCAATCCAGCAAGTCCTCGGAAATCTCTGACATCAAACCCACAGAGGCTGGAGCTAGAACCTTGCAGGGACACAGCGCCCGGGAGAAACGCCACGAACCACAGCTCCCTGCTGCAGAGCAAACTGTGGCTGTCACCACCGTCTCACTGGTGACGGAGGGAGGTGCATCGACTGTTACAGGCACCAGGAGTGATGTTCACACCCATGAGCGGGTTCATACCCATAAGCATGAGAACGATCACGACAATCACCATGATCACCACGATCATGGCAATCACCATGATCATGATCACGATCACAACCATGATCAGGATCACAACCACGATCACAGGCACAGGAGCCAGGAACATCTCCACAACGGCAGCACGGATAGCACAGAG TGCCTGAACGCCTCCAGCATCCTCTCCTACCACGGGATGTCCCTAGAAGTGGGTGTAACTCTTGGGGACTTCAGTTACCTTTGTCCTGCCCTCCTCAACCAGATGGACAGTGGAGCCTGCATCTGGCACAAAGATGACCCCCGACATGAAAACCAAG ACCATCAACATCACAAACATGCACAtggtcaccatggaaaccatAACCAGTCCGACCAAAGCCATGAGCGTACAGGAGGAGACAACGTGAAAAACATCACTATTG CGTGGACCGGCGGCTTCATCTCCATCACCATCATCAGCCTGCTGTCTCTGCTTGGCGTGGTCCTAATCCCTCTCATGAACAGAGTCTTCTTCAAGTTCCTGCTCAGCTTCCTGGTGGCGCTGGCTGTGGGCACGCTGAGCGGTGACGCCTTCCTGCACCTCATCCCCCAC TCTCAGGCAGGACACTCTCACCACCACCAGGAGGTGGGTTTGAACACGGAACACCCCCATCACCtccatgaggaggaggaggaggagaacctgGACGGAGTGTGGAAGGGCCTGACCGCTCTGGGAGGAGTCTATGTCATGTTTCTCATCGAACACTTCCTCACGCTGggaaaaatgtacaaagagaagaagcagaag GTCCAGAAGAAGTGGGATCAGAGCGACAAATCGGATCCAGAGAAGCAGCCGGCTCTGGAGACCGACCTGAAGCCAAGTGAAG aCGTGGAATCAAACGGCGCCGGCACTTTTGGCGAACACTCAAGTGGCCTGCACAGCGTTAGCGGCGtgtcagaggaggagcaggtgaTGCTGGCGCCGCAGGTTTCCGTGGTCTCGCCGCAGAGTTACACCCGGTCTGGCGGCGCCGCCGCCGCTTACACGGCGGAGGACTGCGAGAACAAGTGCCACTCCCACTTCCATGACACGGTGGGCCAGGCCGACAGCatgcaccaccaccaccacgaCTACCACCACATCCTGCACCACCACCACTCCCAGAACCACCACCCGCACAGCCACTCCCACTCCTACTCCGAGCAGCACTTCCAGAAGGCGGGCGTGGCCACGCTGGCCTGGATGGTCATCATGGGGGACGGGCTTCATAACTTCAGCGACGGCCTCGCCATCG GTGCTGCCTTCACTGAGGGTCTGTCCAGCGGCCTCAGCACCTCCGTGGCTGTTTTCTGTCACGAGCTGCCGCATGAGCTGG gtgACTTTGCTGTTCTTCTAAAGGCTGGCATGACGGTGCGTCAGGCTATTCTTTACAACATGCTGTCGGCCATGATGGCCTATCTGGGCATGGTCACCGGCATCGTGATCGGACACTACGCAGAGAACATCTGCATGTGGATCTTTGCCCTGACGGCCGGCCTCTTCATGTACGTGGCGCTGGTGGACATG GTCCCTGAGATGCTGCACAACGACGCCAGCGACCACGGCTTCAGCCACTGGGGcttcttcctgctg
- the slc39a6 gene encoding zinc transporter ZIP6 isoform X2: MRAAVTAAVLLFTVGNISASSECGHHFLSSVIDPQKAEQSQRHHLEALFQRYGENGTISLAGLHRLLKSVGLDRIRSVMVQHREVPGHHDHEKHHHHHHDNEKHHHHHHDNDSHEKHNHEGHQQSSKSSEISDIKPTEAGARTLQGHSAREKRHEPQLPAAEQTVAVTTVSLVTEGGASTVTGTRSDVHTHERVHTHKHENDHDNHHDHHDHGNHHDHDHDHNHDQDHNHDHRHRSQEHLHNGSTDSTECLNASSILSYHGMSLEVGVTLGDFSYLCPALLNQMDSGACIWHKDDPRHENQDHQHHKHAHGHHGNHNQSDQSHERTGGDNVKNITIAWTGGFISITIISLLSLLGVVLIPLMNRVFFKFLLSFLVALAVGTLSGDAFLHLIPHSQAGHSHHHQEVGLNTEHPHHLHEEEEEENLDGVWKGLTALGGVYVMFLIEHFLTLGKMYKEKKQKVQKKWDQSDKSDPEKQPALETDLKPSEDVESNGAGTFGEHSSGLHSVSGVSEEEQVMLAPQVSVVSPQSYTRSGGAAAAYTAEDCENKCHSHFHDTVGQADSMHHHHHDYHHILHHHHSQNHHPHSHSHSYSEQHFQKAGVATLAWMVIMGDGLHNFSDGLAIGAAFTEGLSSGLSTSVAVFCHELPHELGDFAVLLKAGMTVRQAILYNMLSAMMAYLGMVTGIVIGHYAENICMWIFALTAGLFMYVALVDMVPEMLHNDASDHGFSHWGFFLLQNAGILLGFCIMLLIAVFEHRIQLDLGD, encoded by the exons atgagagCAGCTGTCACTGCCGCAGTGCTACTCTTCACCGTTGGCAACATTTCCGCCTCTTCAGAGTGCGGccatcacttcctgtcatcGGTGATTGACCCGCAGAAAGCTGAGCAGAGCCAAAGACATCACCTGGAGGCGCTGTTCCAGAG GTATGGGGAAAACGGCACCATCTCTCTGGCCGGGTTGCACCGCCTCCTGAAAAGCGTCGGGCTCGATCGCATCCGGAGCGTCATGGTCCAACACCGTGAGGTCCCGGGCCACCACGACCATGAAAAGCACCACCATCATCACCATGACAACGAAAAacatcaccatcatcaccatGACAACGATTCTCATGAGAAGCACAATCACGAGGGTCATCAGCAATCCAGCAAGTCCTCGGAAATCTCTGACATCAAACCCACAGAGGCTGGAGCTAGAACCTTGCAGGGACACAGCGCCCGGGAGAAACGCCACGAACCACAGCTCCCTGCTGCAGAGCAAACTGTGGCTGTCACCACCGTCTCACTGGTGACGGAGGGAGGTGCATCGACTGTTACAGGCACCAGGAGTGATGTTCACACCCATGAGCGGGTTCATACCCATAAGCATGAGAACGATCACGACAATCACCATGATCACCACGATCATGGCAATCACCATGATCATGATCACGATCACAACCATGATCAGGATCACAACCACGATCACAGGCACAGGAGCCAGGAACATCTCCACAACGGCAGCACGGATAGCACAGAG TGCCTGAACGCCTCCAGCATCCTCTCCTACCACGGGATGTCCCTAGAAGTGGGTGTAACTCTTGGGGACTTCAGTTACCTTTGTCCTGCCCTCCTCAACCAGATGGACAGTGGAGCCTGCATCTGGCACAAAGATGACCCCCGACATGAAAACCAAG ACCATCAACATCACAAACATGCACAtggtcaccatggaaaccatAACCAGTCCGACCAAAGCCATGAGCGTACAGGAGGAGACAACGTGAAAAACATCACTATTG CGTGGACCGGCGGCTTCATCTCCATCACCATCATCAGCCTGCTGTCTCTGCTTGGCGTGGTCCTAATCCCTCTCATGAACAGAGTCTTCTTCAAGTTCCTGCTCAGCTTCCTGGTGGCGCTGGCTGTGGGCACGCTGAGCGGTGACGCCTTCCTGCACCTCATCCCCCAC TCTCAGGCAGGACACTCTCACCACCACCAGGAGGTGGGTTTGAACACGGAACACCCCCATCACCtccatgaggaggaggaggaggagaacctgGACGGAGTGTGGAAGGGCCTGACCGCTCTGGGAGGAGTCTATGTCATGTTTCTCATCGAACACTTCCTCACGCTGggaaaaatgtacaaagagaagaagcagaag GTCCAGAAGAAGTGGGATCAGAGCGACAAATCGGATCCAGAGAAGCAGCCGGCTCTGGAGACCGACCTGAAGCCAAGTGAAG aCGTGGAATCAAACGGCGCCGGCACTTTTGGCGAACACTCAAGTGGCCTGCACAGCGTTAGCGGCGtgtcagaggaggagcaggtgaTGCTGGCGCCGCAGGTTTCCGTGGTCTCGCCGCAGAGTTACACCCGGTCTGGCGGCGCCGCCGCCGCTTACACGGCGGAGGACTGCGAGAACAAGTGCCACTCCCACTTCCATGACACGGTGGGCCAGGCCGACAGCatgcaccaccaccaccacgaCTACCACCACATCCTGCACCACCACCACTCCCAGAACCACCACCCGCACAGCCACTCCCACTCCTACTCCGAGCAGCACTTCCAGAAGGCGGGCGTGGCCACGCTGGCCTGGATGGTCATCATGGGGGACGGGCTTCATAACTTCAGCGACGGCCTCGCCATCG GTGCTGCCTTCACTGAGGGTCTGTCCAGCGGCCTCAGCACCTCCGTGGCTGTTTTCTGTCACGAGCTGCCGCATGAGCTGG gtgACTTTGCTGTTCTTCTAAAGGCTGGCATGACGGTGCGTCAGGCTATTCTTTACAACATGCTGTCGGCCATGATGGCCTATCTGGGCATGGTCACCGGCATCGTGATCGGACACTACGCAGAGAACATCTGCATGTGGATCTTTGCCCTGACGGCCGGCCTCTTCATGTACGTGGCGCTGGTGGACATG GTCCCTGAGATGCTGCACAACGACGCCAGCGACCACGGCTTCAGCCACTGGGGcttcttcctgctg